From a region of the Methanosarcinales archaeon genome:
- the phoU gene encoding phosphate signaling complex protein PhoU yields MVRKVFQMEMDRLETDVIKMAKLTRDAVSLSVDSLRNQDVEMVARVIELEEKSDVLNIEISDRGMMLTATQQPVARDLRFISSMMKISDSFERICDYAEKIARITKKSAHKPLLKPLVDIPRMSENIWKMIELDILAIQNQDVRLTDQLEPLDDVIDALYQQLYTELLNFMINDTTTIDDATDLLFVARYLERIGDITCKIGSMIVFMLEGKRVWIK; encoded by the coding sequence ATGGTCAGAAAGGTATTCCAAATGGAAATGGATCGTCTGGAAACAGATGTTATTAAAATGGCCAAGCTCACCAGGGATGCTGTCAGTTTATCAGTGGATTCCCTCAGGAACCAGGATGTTGAGATGGTAGCCAGGGTTATCGAACTGGAAGAAAAGAGCGATGTTCTCAATATTGAAATCAGCGATCGCGGTATGATGTTGACTGCCACACAGCAGCCGGTAGCCAGGGATCTGAGGTTTATATCCTCGATGATGAAGATATCTGATTCTTTTGAACGGATATGTGATTATGCTGAGAAGATAGCAAGGATCACTAAGAAATCTGCACACAAACCGTTACTGAAACCATTGGTTGATATACCAAGAATGTCAGAAAATATCTGGAAGATGATCGAACTTGACATTCTTGCCATACAAAATCAGGATGTCAGACTTACTGACCAGCTTGAACCGCTGGATGATGTAATCGATGCTCTGTACCAGCAGCTATACACTGAATTGCTCAATTTTATGATTAATGACACAACTACTATCGATGATGCCACTGACCTGCTGTTTGTAGCCCGTTATCTTGAGAGGATCGGGGATATCACATGCAAGATAGGTTCCATGATCGTGTTTATGCTGGAAGGAAAGCGGGTCTGGATAAAATGA